One region of Vitis vinifera cultivar Pinot Noir 40024 chromosome 1, ASM3070453v1 genomic DNA includes:
- the LOC100242118 gene encoding zinc finger protein CONSTANS-LIKE 14, which yields MVSPKPSNGERVPCDFCSGQIAVLYCRADSAKLCLFCDQHVHSANALSRKHLRSQICDNCSSEPVSVRCSTDNMVLCQECDWDAHGSCSVSAAHDRKPVEGFSGCPSAVQLSSIWGLDIEEKKAPLPPPPSMAVDSWVYKSNTLTFQDLMVPNGNAVAFPDALGGEVSKRQSPSCGKHKQVIFKQLVELFRRDLLAGNGGGGGIVGDDEDDGGGGVCGGGENLVTGWQGHVGESIGIENGGVLDVDHQALEQQTPFTSLLMLPNRATTGGVILWDNNPSDQSTQIWDFHLGHSRGYEECGLLEAEYGVNDAGFVIKSYSELMKETSFTNTKVVGEMYDINYSMTHEDITSFNNNSNNPTASQGAATSESNNLPIARPSSGSAFAKPKSFSGSKDIELTEQSILMRGESGRTAATTKVDLEQLAQNRGNAMLRYKEKKKTRRYDKHIRYESRKARADTRKRVKGRFVKATEAPDG from the exons ATGGTGAGCCCCAAACCCAGTAATGGCGAGAGGGTGCCCTGCGATTTCTGCAGTGGGCAGATTGCGGTTCTGTACTGCAGAGCTGACTCCGCGAAGCTCTGTTTGTTCTGCGACCAGCACGTTCACTCAGCGAACGCCCTCTCTCGCAAGCATCTGCGTTCTCAGATCTGCGATAACTGCAGTTCAGAGCCCGTTTCAGTCCGGTGCAGTACGGACAATATGGTGCTATGCCAAGAGTGCGATTGGGACGCCCACGGGAGCTGCTCTGTGTCCGCCGCACACGATCGGAAGCCGGTGGAGGGTTTCTCTGGCTGCCCCTCGGCGGTGCAGCTCTCCTCCATCTGGGGTCTCGATATCGAGGAGAAGAAGGCCCCGCTGCCGCCGCCGCCGTCCATGGCGGTGGATTCGTGGGTGTATAAGTCCAATACATTGACTTTTCAAGACTTAATGGTGCCGAACGGGAATGCGGTGGCCTTTCCGGATGCATTAGGTGGCGAGGTGTCGAAGAGGCAGAGCCCGAGCTGTGGGAAGCACaaacaagtgatattcaaacaGTTGGTGGAGTTGTTCAGGAGGGATTTACTGGCTGGCAATGGCGGTGGCGGTGGCATAGTCggtgatgatgaagatgatggtgGCGGTGGCGTCTGCGGAGGTGGTGAAAATTTGGTGACGGGTTGGCAGGGGCATGTAGGGGAATCTATTGGTATAGAAAATGGTGGAGTATTGGATGTTGATCATCAGGCATTGGAGCAGCAAACACCATTCACATCTTTGCTTATGTTACCAAATCGCGCCACCACCGGCGGAGTGATTTTGTGGGATAATAATCCCAGTGATCAAAGCACTCAG ATATGGGATTTTCATTTAGGACACTCAAGGGGTTATGAAGAATGTGGTCTATTAGAAGCCGAATATGGTGTTAATGATGCAGGATTCGTAATCAAGAGTTACAGTGAGCTTATGAAAGAAACATCATTCACAAATACAAAGGTGGTGGGGGAAATGTATGATATAAATTACTCCATGACACATGAAGATATCACATCATTTAAT AATAACTCAAATAACCCAACAGCAAGCCAGGGAGCAGCAACTTCTGAGAGCAACAACTTACCTATTGCACGGCCGTCATCAGGTTCAGCTTTTGCTAAACCTAAAAGCTTTAGTGGATCGAAGGACATTGAGTTAACAGAACAATCTATTCTTATGAGAGGTGAAAGTGGAAGAACAGCAGCAACAACGAAGGTGGATTTGGAGCAGCTGGCACAGAATAGAGGTAATGCCATGCTACGTtacaaggaaaagaagaaaactagAAG ATATGATAAGCATATACGGTATGAGTCAAGGAAGGCAAGGGCTGATACTAGGAAGCGAGTGAAGGGTCGGTTTGTGAAGGCTACTGAAGCTCCGGATGGTTGA
- the LOC100264403 gene encoding leucine-rich repeat protein 1 — MGSPSLLFLFLAVLAFVTVDCSYEGDVLYAWKIKLEDPNNVLKSWDSSLANPCTWSHVTCNSNNNVTRVDLGNAGLSGPLIPDLGNLTFLQYFEVFENKINGSIPSEIGKLLKLVSLDLKYNHLSGFIPESLGNLTSLRFMRLNHNNLTGTVPKEIFQLIGSGNLWTLDLSDNDLNGTVRATNPIGFAITTVIQDPKA; from the exons ATGGGGTCTCCATCTCtgctcttcctttttcttgctgTCTTAGCTTTTGTGACTGTGGATTGCAGCTATGAAG GCGATGTCCTTTATGCATGGAAGATCAAACTCGAGGACCCTAACAACGTCCTCAAGAGTTGGGATTCATCATTAGCAAATCCATGTACTTGGTCTCATGTCACTTGCAACTCCAACAACAATGTCACAAGGGT GGACCTTGGCAATGCAGGACTCTCAGGACCTCTTATCCCTGACCTTGGAAACTTGACCTTTCTTCAATACTT CGAGGTGTTTGAAAACAAGATCAATGGTTCCATTCCAAGTGAGATAGGGAAATTATTAAAGCTGGTCAGCTTAGACCTAAAATATAATCATCTTTCAGGGTTCATTCCTGAGTCTCTTGGCAACCTCACATCCTTGAGGTTTAT GAGATTGAATCATAATAATCTAACAGGGACTGTACCAAAAGAGATCTTTCAGCTAATTGGCTCCGGCAACTTGTGGACACT GGACCTATCGGATAACGACTTAAATGGGACCGTTCGAGCAACTAATCCAATAG GGTTTGCCATTACAACAGTAATCCAAGATCCAAAGGCTTGA
- the LOC100247251 gene encoding uncharacterized protein LOC100247251, giving the protein MLHQIKRPLFAIGSMLSFVAKNFTVSCSSLSGTLAMKLPECPRLQQWEQLLCSLTEETPYVEAFKGKWAVIGVKLARLPTQLTQLAESPNSESQLASELVEAVSQTLSDALSLARKCRNPNLVDGKLRTQSDIDAVTAKLHQHISDLDLLARTGALEESSGSVSSRREWVRVEARNLMTRLQIGSAESRNSAMESLLRLLNEDDKNVLIVVAQGVVPILTRLLDSACPEMKAKAVSAISRVSVVDSCKHVLIAEGLQLINQLIRVLESRSGFAKEKACIALQALSFSKENARAIGCRGGIGALLEICEAGTPCSQAYAAGVLRNLAGFNEIHPNFIEENAVPVLIGLAGSGTFVAQENAIGCLCNLVSEDQSMRLLVAREGGVECLKTFWDSAPSVYSLEVAVGLLKNLASCRTVAEAIVSEDFIGKLKGVLSCGAVGVRIAAAGAVHELGFSSRTRKEMGEAGFIPHLVMMLEAKAVEEKEMAAKALSSLMLYSGNRRIFTKQEKGIECAVQLLDPLQNLDKKYAISVLASIGNSKKCRKQIIAAGACAYLQKLIEMEIDGAKKLYESLDGNSNIWGLFGRTK; this is encoded by the coding sequence ATGCTGCACCAGATTAAACGCCCTCTCTTTGCTATAGGGTCCATGCTCTCTTTTGTTGCCAAAAACTTCACTGTCTCTTGTTCTTCTCTCTCGGGAACCCTAGCTATGAAATTACCGGAATGCCCTCGTCTTCAACAATGGGAGCAGCTTCTCTGTTCTCTAACGGAGGAGACTCCTTACGTGGAAGCCTTCAAGGGAAAATGGGCTGTGATCGGAGTCAAACTCGCTCGTCTCCCGACTCAACTCACCCAGCTCGCTGAGTCACCGAACTCAGAGAGTCAGCTCGCATCGGAGCTGGTTGAAGCCGTTTCTCAGACCTTGTCCGACGCACTctcccttgcccggaagtgcCGGAATCCTAATCTAGTAGACGGGAAACTCAGAACCCAGAGCGATATCGATGCTGTAACGGCGAAGCTGCATCAGCACATAAGCGATCTCGACCTCCTGGCTCGCACCGGAGCTCTCGAGGAGAGCTCCGGCTCGGTGAGTTCGAGGAGGGAGTGGGTCCGAGTTGAAGCGAGGAACTTGATGACCCGGTTGCAAATCGGGAGTGCGGAGTCGAGGAACTCGGCGATGGAGTCATTGTTGAGGTTGTTGAATGAGGACGACAAGAACGTGTTGATCGTTGTGGCCCAGGGCGTGGTTCCGATTCTGACTCGGTTGCTCGACTCGGCGTGCCCGGAGATGAAGGCGAAAGCAGTGTCGGCGATTTCTAGGGTTTCGGTTGTGGATAGTTGCAAGCATGTGTTGATTGCAGAAGGGCTTCAGCTGATAAACCAATTGATTAGGGTTTTAGAATCAAGAAGTGGGTTTGCTAAGGAAAAAGCTTGTATTGCTCTGCAAGCTCTCAGCTTTTCCAAAGAGAACGCCAGAGCAATCGGGTGTAGAGGTGGGATTGGAGCTCTCTTGGAGATTTGTGAGGCCGGAACCCCTTGTTCTCAGGCGTATGCGGCCGGGGTTTTAAGAAATCTTGCTGGGTTCAATGAAATTCACCCAAATTTCATTGAGGAGAATGCTGTTCCTGTGCTTATAGGGCTTGCAGGTTCAGGGACCTTTGTGGCACAGGAGAATGCAATTGGGTGTTTGTGTAACTTGGTTTCAGAGGACCAGAGCATGAGGCTTTTGGTTGCCAGAGAAGGTGGGGTTGAATGCTTGAAGACTTTCTGGGACTCAGCCCCATCGGTTTATAGTCTTGAAGTTGCTGTTGGGTTGCTGAAGAACTTGGCCTCATGTAGGACAGTTGCAGAGGCCATTGTTTCTGAGGATTTCATTGGTAAACTCAAAGGGGTGTTAAGTTGTGGAGCTGTGGGTGTGAGAATTGCTGCTGCTGGGGCAGTTCATGAGCTGGGTTTCAGCTCAAGAACCCGGAAAGAGATGGGAGAAGCTGGATTTATACCACATTTGGTCATGATGTTGGAGGCCAAGGCTGTTGAGGAGAAGGAGATGGCTGCAAAGGCATTGTCGTCTCTCATGCTTTATTCTGGCAACAGAAGAATTTTCACCAAGCAAGAGAAAGGGATAGAGTGTGCAGTTCAGCTTCTTGATCCCCTGCAGAATTTGGATAAGAAATATGCGATTTCTGTTTTGGCTTCAATTGGGAATTCAAAAAAGTGTCGAAAACAAATCATAGCTGCAGGGGCTTGTGCTTACTTGCAGAAACTCATTGAAATGGAAATTGACGGGGCTAAGAAGCTTTATGAAAGCCTGGATGGGAATAGCAACATCTGGGGTCTATTTGGTAGAACAAAATGA